One genomic segment of Tripterygium wilfordii isolate XIE 37 chromosome 9, ASM1340144v1, whole genome shotgun sequence includes these proteins:
- the LOC120004975 gene encoding uncharacterized protein LOC120004975 isoform X1 gives MVLRGQGDSPVRICEPCKNLEEAARFELRHGNKSRAGKAFSAVGSKISKKSEDEILSQILHDDGKDSSASGHQSHNGSFSSTHGASSWASSSNIQEASTHDGGREISRSHSADEPNFLQNEMGSASPEELRQQALDEKKKYKILKGEGKPEDALKAFKRGKELERQAEAMEILIRKRRRKVTPSDNMTEIQDKEGSIKGSGRNRKPLPQLSNKKDDFTAELRELGWSDMDIRDQDKKPGSTSLEDEKYSLAGDISQSNNKKRGPPGIDKTQVIEHKKKALALKREGKLVEAKEELKKAKVLEKQLEEQELLAEAEDSDDEISALIRSMDDDEKSELSNPLIQEQHFDIDHFMGATDDIGLESNFEVTDEDTEDPEIAADLKSLGWTDDSDNLENVAIQSVAVNRETLLSEILSLKREALSKKRAGNVAEAMLHLKKAKLLERDLENLEPQTDNVMAGNSSTIQKSSSTQTADKMSMPPLLDDGNIRGVDFKSAAKSRVTIQKELLNLKKKALTLRREGRFDEAEEELNKGKVLEHQLEEMDTASKMKVVQMTVDHKGRGSAYEHSVISQDLPVSEDGEDITDQDMHDPTYLSLLKSLGWNDGPNEPIGSTLEASMQNDRLSRKTSKTSSSIASGASKRTKAEIQRELLGLRRKALALRREGKADEAEEMLIMSKALEEEMAEMNEQKEVESYRPGSKIEEPPFGTAIEEIEEEDVTETDFKDPAMLTMLKNLGWKDEEFEPLTRKGKPSEEVAGGSSSNFTDSFINQSYSSNSMVKRRSKGEIQRELLALKRKALAHRRKGEIEEAEECLKMGKVLEAQMNELVAPKGELQLDSSEENKSLSFKSLTILESRDNMKDDEEVHKESAKGSINLNDRGTQSSTELGIADSDAVDPLLRNSNDLIPLVSSGGEDIYPLTGELGHFGEMGHPRNVVAAEGSGLIHPPVQSANLMDLLTGDDWKNSQIPATKLESRGNIVSNISSVPTEPTVEVGSMRSINADTGSKGDVTTGKREVMVYEEDKPLVNEAKSVQGHTSQNHQNALRQTILSHKKAAVALKREGKLTEALEELKQAKLLEKSSELDNPEKKTDLHDMPASTSNAPLAGRTGDGTLNLAPKPAAGRDRFKLQQESLSHKRQALKLRREGRIQEAEAEFELAKALEAQLEESAAHEPSKPSASGAGLVDDVVIEDFLDPQLLSALKGLGLEDPNTVPQAPARLQRVKDRPEPVKPSVGKNENHSQERIQLEEQIKAEKLKALNLKRSGKQSEALDAFRRAKLLERKLNLLASN, from the exons ATGGTTTTACGTGGTCAAGGTGATTCTCCAGTTCGGATTTGTGAACCATGTAAAAATTTAGAAGAGGCTGCACGATTTGAGTTGCGACATGGGAATAAGAGTCGAGCAGGGAAAG CATTTTCTGCAGTTGGTTCAAAAATCTCTAAGAAGAGTGAAGATGAAATTTTGAGCCAAATTCTTCATGATGATGGAAAAGATTCCTCTGCATCCGGACATCAGTCCCACAATGGCTCATTTTCCAGTACTCATGGCGCATCTAGCTGGGCATCATCTTCGAACATTCAAGAAGCTTCCACTCATGATGGTGGAAGAGAGATATCTAGAAGTCACTCTGCTGATGAGCCTAACTTTTTACAAAATGAGATGGGATCTGCAAGTCCTGAGGAACTGCGTCAACAAGCTTTGGATGAGAAAAAGAAGTACAAAATTCTGAAAGGAGAAGGGAAACCTGAGGATGCTTTAAAAGCCTTTAAGAGAGGTAAGGAACTTGAGAGGCAGGCTGAGGCTATGGAGATATTGATAAGAAAAAGGCGTAGGAAAGTTACTCCTTCTGATAACATGACTGAAATCCAGGATAAAGAGGGTAGCATTAAAGGTTCTGGCAGAAACCGTAAGCCACTTCCTCAGTTGAGTAATAAGAAGGATGATTTCACAGCTGAACTCAGGGAACTGGGATGGTCTGATATGGATATCCGTGATCAAGATAAGAAACCGGGAAGTACAAGTTTGGAGGATGAAAAGTATTCACTTGCTGGGGATATCTCTCAAAGTAATAATAAGAAAAGGGGACCTCCTGGCATTGACAAGACCCAGGTCATCGAGCATAAGAAAAAGGCTCTTGCTTTGAAACGTGAAGGAAAACTTGTAGAAGCCAAGGAAGAGCTAAAGAAAGCTAAAGTTTTAGAAAAGCAGCTTGAAGAGCAGGAACTCCTTGCCGAAGCTGAAGATTCTGATGATGAGATATCTGCATTAATTCGTAGTATGGACGATGATGAAAAAAGTGAATTGTCTAATCCGCTTATACAGGAGCAACACTTTGATATTGATCATTTTATGGGAGCCACTGATGACATTGGTCTTGAGAGTAATTTTGAGGTGACAGATGAGGATACAGAGGACCCAGAAATAGCTGCTGATTTGAAATCATTAGGTTGGACAGATGATTCTGATAATTTAGAAAACGTTGCAATCCAGTCGGTTGCTGTCAACCGGGAAACACTATTAAGTGAAATTCTATCCCTGAAAAGGGAAGCGCTTAGTAAAAAACGGGCAGGTAATGTGGCAGAGGCAATGTTGCATCTAAAGAAGGCTAAGTTACTTGAAAGGGACTTGGAAAACCTTGAACCTCAGACTGACAATGTAATGGCTGGCAATTCTTCAACAATTCAGAAATCTTCAAGCACTCAAACTGCTGATAAAATGTCAATGCCACCTCTGTTGGATGATGGAAATATTAGAGGTGTAGATTTTAAATCCGCCGCAAAGAGTAGAGTGACAATTCAGAAAGAGCTCCTAAATTTGAAAAAGAAGGCTCTTACTTTGAGAAGGGAGGGACGATTTGATGAGGCAGAAGAGGAACTGAACAAGGGTAAGGTTCTTGAGCATCAGCTTGAAGAGATGGATACTGCTTCTAAAATGAAGGTTGTCCAAATGACAGTTGATCATAAGGGTCGGGGTTCAGCATATGAGCATTCTGTGATTTCACAAGATCTGCCTGTTAGTGAAGATGGGGAAGATATCACAGATCAAGACATGCATGATCCAACATACCTTTCTCTTCTGAAAAGCTTAGGTTGGAATGACGGTCCTAATGAGCCTATTGGCTCTACACTTGAAGCCTCTATGCAAAATGATAGGCTTTCTCGGAAAACCAGCAAGACTTCTTCTAGCATTGCTTCTGGGGCATCTAAAAGAACTAAAGCTGAAATCCAGAGGGAACTCTTAGGCCTGAGAAGGAAGGCTCTAGCGTTGAGACGTGAAGGAAAAGCTGATGAGGCGGAGGAAATGCTTATAATGTCAAAAGCATTAGAGGAGGAGATGGCAGAAATGAATGAACAAAAGGAAGTTGAATCATATAGGCCTGGTAGCAAAATAGAAGAACCACCTTTTGGCACTGCGATTGAggaaatagaagaagaagatgttaCAGAAACAGATTTTAAGGACCCTGCAATGCTCACCATGCTAAAGAATTTAGGGTGGAAGGATGAAGAGTTTGAACCTCTAACTAGGAAGGGGAAGCCTTCTGAAGAAGTCGCTGGTGGTAGTTCTAGCAATTTTACTGATTCATTTATAAACCAATCTTATTCCAGTAATTCAATGGTGAAACGAAGAAGTAAAGGAGAGATCCAAAGAGAACTCTTGGCTTTGAAGAGAAAGGCTCTTGCCCATAGACGTAAAGGAGAAATTGAAGAGGCTgaggaatgtttgaaaatgggaAAAGTACTGGAGGCTCAAATGAATGAACTGGTGGCCCCAAAAGGGGAGCTTCAGCTTGATTCATCTGAGGAAAATAAATCTTTAAGTTTTAAATCATTGACTATCCTTGAAAGCCGTGATAATATGAAGGATGACGAAGAAGTACACAAAGAATCAGCTAAAGGTTCAATCAACCTGAATGACAGAGGCACTCAGTCGTCAACAGAGTTGGGAATAGCAGATAGTGATGCTGTTGATCCTCTTCTAAGGAATTCTAATGATCTAATTCCTTTAGTTTCTTCAGGTGGTGAAGATATCTATCCATTAACTGGAGAATTGGGACATTTTGGAGAAATGGGCCATCCGAGAAATGTGGTAGCGGCTGAAGGCAGTGGTCTCATCCATCCACCAGTCCAGTCTGCAAATTTAATGGATTTGCTGACTGGTGATGACTGGAAAAATTCTCAAATACCAgctacaaaacttgaaagtagAGGGAATATTGTTTCCAACATTTCCTCTGTTCCTACTGAGCCTACTGTTGAAGTGGGATCCATGAGAAGTATTAATGCAGATACAGGCAGCAAAGGTGATGTTACTACTGGAAAAAGAGAAGTAATGGTTTATGAAGAAGATAAGCCGCTTGTGAATGAAGCGAAATCAGTGCAGGGGCACACTTCTCAAAACCACCAAAATGCCCTTCGGCAGACAATTTTGTCCCATAAGAAGGCGGCAGTTGCTTTAAAGAGGGAAGGAAAATTGACGGAAGCACTAGAAGAACTCAAGCAGGCAAAACTCCTGGAGAAGAGTTCCGAGCTAGATAACCCCGAGAAAAAAACTGATTTGCATGATATGCCAGCTTCTACGTCCAATGCACCTTTGGCTGGACGGACAGGGGATGGCACATTAAACTTGGCTCCAAAACCAGCAGCTGGGCGTGatcgtttcaaattgcaacaaGAGTCTCTCAGCCATAAACGGCAGGCTCTTAAGCTGCGAAGGGAAGGTAGGATACAGGAAGCGGAGGCCGAATTTGAGTTAGCCAAGGCTCTTGAGGCACAATTAGAGGAGTCGGCTGCTCATGAACCAAGTAAGCCTTCTGCCAGTGGAGCAGGACTTGTGGACGATGTCGTTATTGAAGATTTTCTTGATCCTCAACTGTTGTCAGCCCTAAAAGGACTTGGACTGGAAGATCCCAATACGGTACCACAAGCCCCAGCTAGGCTACAGCGTGTGAAGGATAGACCAGAGCCTGTAAAACCAAGTGTTGGCAAGAATGAAAACCATAGCCAAGAGAGAATTCAACTGGAAGAGCAGATCAAGGCAGAGAAGTTAAAAGCATTAAACTTGAAGCGCTCAGGGAAGCAATCTGAGGCTTTGGACGCATTTCGCCGTGCCAAGTTGCTTGAAAGGAAACTGAATTTGTTGGCATCAAATTAA